The Dethiosulfovibrio peptidovorans DSM 11002 genome has a window encoding:
- a CDS encoding L,D-transpeptidase, producing MGRTFGLLICLLTVVFSSRSWASDIDGLSYWKRLEPSLSAYIPWASEVVLSEDCVPSGSVMWICHKGAHLLFGVDEKARRLFGCWPVATGRNIGQKRKVGDMRTPEGLFPVQSVHDASYWQPYRDKKTGDTVGYGPWFIRLKTPPWSGIGIHGTDEGHLSEIGTDASHGCIRMKNEDLLRIKEVVRPGQKVLIVP from the coding sequence ATGGGGCGAACCTTTGGCCTCCTGATCTGTCTCCTGACGGTCGTCTTTTCTTCTCGGTCATGGGCTTCCGATATCGATGGGCTCTCATATTGGAAGAGACTTGAGCCGTCTCTGTCGGCTTATATCCCCTGGGCATCGGAGGTCGTTCTCTCGGAGGACTGCGTTCCATCAGGTAGTGTTATGTGGATCTGCCACAAAGGGGCCCATCTTCTTTTCGGAGTGGACGAGAAGGCCAGGCGTCTTTTCGGATGCTGGCCCGTCGCGACCGGTAGAAACATCGGTCAAAAGCGTAAGGTCGGGGATATGAGGACTCCCGAAGGTCTTTTTCCCGTCCAGAGCGTTCACGATGCGTCTTACTGGCAGCCCTACAGGGATAAAAAGACCGGCGATACAGTAGGGTACGGGCCCTGGTTTATAAGGCTCAAGACTCCGCCATGGAGCGGGATAGGTATCCACGGTACCGACGAAGGACATCTATCGGAGATCGGTACCGACGCCAGCCACGGTTGCATAAGGATGAAGAACGAGGATCTGTTGAGGATAAAGGAAGTAGTCAGGCCGGGACAGAAGGTCCTGATCGTTCCCTGA
- a CDS encoding LacI family DNA-binding transcriptional regulator, producing MAKVTMADVARETQVNKATVSRALKGDPRISLATREKVWEAAKKLGYRVDTVARGLSSQRTDVIGVVLRDLGESWVGSFLSGVERVLARHRMEMLVKEANDLDASSRSAYQRLLDRKVDGVIWASDAPFPSGEDGIPSVIVGNGEGDPSMRVLLDEEAISRNVLSLAEGRPISYRGGDRPFFPFLEGLSSIGKEAGLVLWDGTLPSLGDLAEGGLVCGDRSILASLMVPHLPWPAFDMGHLSARGLINVVREKGVRPKEIKVSSGIVGVERSDLGY from the coding sequence ATGGCTAAGGTTACTATGGCCGATGTCGCCAGAGAGACGCAGGTAAACAAGGCAACGGTTAGCAGAGCGCTTAAAGGCGATCCCAGAATATCCCTGGCTACAAGAGAAAAGGTCTGGGAAGCTGCAAAGAAACTCGGCTATCGGGTAGACACGGTTGCCAGAGGACTTTCCAGTCAGAGAACCGACGTTATCGGGGTGGTCCTGCGCGACCTGGGGGAAAGCTGGGTGGGATCCTTCCTCTCCGGAGTGGAGAGGGTTCTGGCCAGGCATCGTATGGAGATGCTGGTAAAAGAGGCCAACGATCTGGATGCCTCGTCCAGGTCCGCATATCAAAGGTTGTTGGATAGAAAGGTGGATGGCGTCATATGGGCATCGGATGCGCCTTTCCCCTCCGGCGAGGATGGCATTCCTTCCGTGATCGTCGGTAATGGGGAGGGCGATCCCTCCATGAGGGTCCTTCTGGACGAGGAGGCGATCTCCCGAAATGTCCTCTCTTTAGCCGAAGGACGTCCCATCTCCTATAGAGGCGGAGATCGTCCCTTTTTCCCTTTTCTGGAGGGGCTTTCCTCTATCGGAAAAGAGGCAGGGCTGGTCCTCTGGGATGGGACTCTTCCGTCTCTAGGTGACCTGGCTGAAGGGGGCCTGGTGTGTGGGGATCGCTCGATTTTGGCCTCTCTGATGGTTCCCCACCTGCCCTGGCCGGCTTTTGATATGGGGCATCTTTCCGCTAGAGGTCTTATAAATGTAGTAAGGGAAAAGGGAGTCAGACCTAAAGAGATAAAGGTATCGTCCGGCATCGTGGGGGTGGAGAGAAGCGATTTGGGATATTGA